Proteins from a genomic interval of Lolium perenne isolate Kyuss_39 chromosome 1, Kyuss_2.0, whole genome shotgun sequence:
- the LOC127342861 gene encoding ethylene-responsive transcription factor-like protein At4g13040 isoform X1: protein MVSLRRRRLLCLCSGKDALPVDLLKPVDNEKHEEVAHPNMNLFSVHPLPLTRISDVLPESSNGSDSLKEEKSQYCPGFLCCKEIKCRNQHRRKQYVDQEPCVRRGVYFKNMKWQAAIKVDKKQIHLGTVGTQDEAARLYDRAAFICGREPNFELSEEEKKELGTYTWEDFLAITRNTITNKKQRKVGSLRRNKADLFVGDTDMVNGGGSSHSRDGDVETSTS, encoded by the exons ATGGTTAGCTTGAGGAGGCGTCGACTTTTGTGCCTTTGTTCTG GCAAAGATGCATTGCCAGTTGATCTTCTTAAGCCTGTCGATAATGAAAAACATGAGGAAGTTGCACACCCAAATATGAACCTTTTCAGTGTTCACCCATTGCCCTTG ACAAGGATTTCTGATGTGCTCCCAGAATCCTCAAATGGTTCTGACTCTTTGAAGGAAGAGAAAAGCCAATACTGTCCTGGTTTCTTATGTT GCAAGGAGATTAAGTGCAGAAATCAACATAGAAGAAAGCAATATGTGGACCAAGAGCCATGCGTAAGGAGAGGGGTCTATTTCAAAAACATGAAATGGCAAGCTGCTATAAAAGTTGACAAGAAACAAATTCACTTGGGCACTGTCGGAACACAGGATGAAGCAGCCCGGCTATATGATAG GGCAGCTTTTATTTGTGGAAGGGAGCCAAATTTTGAACTTTCGGAGGAAGAGAAAAAAGAACTGGGCACGTACACATGGGAAGACTTCTTGGCAATAACGCGCAACACCATAACCAACAAAA AACAAAGAAAGGTTGGGTCGCTAAGGCGTAACAAGGCGGACTTGTTCGTAGGAGATACTGATATGGTCAATGGTGGTGGGTCTTCGCACTCCCGTGATGGAGATGTTGAGACATCGACTTCTTAG
- the LOC127342861 gene encoding ethylene-responsive transcription factor-like protein At4g13040 isoform X2: protein MVSLRRRRLLCLCSGKDALPVDLLKPVDNEKHEEVAHPNMNLFSVHPLPLTRISDVLPESSNGSDSLKEEKSQYCPGKEIKCRNQHRRKQYVDQEPCVRRGVYFKNMKWQAAIKVDKKQIHLGTVGTQDEAARLYDRAAFICGREPNFELSEEEKKELGTYTWEDFLAITRNTITNKKQRKVGSLRRNKADLFVGDTDMVNGGGSSHSRDGDVETSTS from the exons ATGGTTAGCTTGAGGAGGCGTCGACTTTTGTGCCTTTGTTCTG GCAAAGATGCATTGCCAGTTGATCTTCTTAAGCCTGTCGATAATGAAAAACATGAGGAAGTTGCACACCCAAATATGAACCTTTTCAGTGTTCACCCATTGCCCTTG ACAAGGATTTCTGATGTGCTCCCAGAATCCTCAAATGGTTCTGACTCTTTGAAGGAAGAGAAAAGCCAATACTGTCCTG GCAAGGAGATTAAGTGCAGAAATCAACATAGAAGAAAGCAATATGTGGACCAAGAGCCATGCGTAAGGAGAGGGGTCTATTTCAAAAACATGAAATGGCAAGCTGCTATAAAAGTTGACAAGAAACAAATTCACTTGGGCACTGTCGGAACACAGGATGAAGCAGCCCGGCTATATGATAG GGCAGCTTTTATTTGTGGAAGGGAGCCAAATTTTGAACTTTCGGAGGAAGAGAAAAAAGAACTGGGCACGTACACATGGGAAGACTTCTTGGCAATAACGCGCAACACCATAACCAACAAAA AACAAAGAAAGGTTGGGTCGCTAAGGCGTAACAAGGCGGACTTGTTCGTAGGAGATACTGATATGGTCAATGGTGGTGGGTCTTCGCACTCCCGTGATGGAGATGTTGAGACATCGACTTCTTAG